TCTTCCGTCCCGAACCCGTCAGCTAACCCGGTCGGCGGCTGACGGAAGGAAGCTGTCATGCCGTTCCTGGCACCCACCCGAACGTCTCCGACCTTCGTCTGGCGCGCCCCGACATCCGCCCGGAAGGCGGTAGCACGGCTCGCCGCCGTGGCAACCACGATGCTCACCCTGGGCGCGCTCGTCGCGACCCTGGGCGCCACACCCGGGTACGCAGCACCCGGCCCACTGGCCCAGGCACCCAGCAGCAGTGAAGACGAGGGAGGCAGCGACAGCCTGCGCGAGCAGCTCCAGACGGCGAGCAAGGGCTACGTCACCGCCAAGAACAAGTTGGACAACTCCGTCAAACGACAGAAGGAACTGACCACCCGGCTCGGGACGCTGCGTACCGAGGTGACGACCCGGAGCGAACGGGTCGCCCAGTTGGCCGGGATGGCGTACCGGACCGGTCGACTGGGACAGGTATCCGCCCTGCTCAGCAGCGGTTCCCCGACCAGCCTGGTGGACCGGGCCGCCGCCCTCGACACGATCTCGGCGAACGAGAGCCGCGAGCTGCGCGGCCTGCGGGACAGCGTCGAGGAGGAGAGCCGGGCGAAGGAGGCACTCGACCAGGAGGTCCGCGAGCAGCGCAAGCAGGTCGAGGTGATGGAGACCCGCAAGAAGCAGGCCGAGAAGGCGCTCGCGGCGGCCAACAGCGGCGGATCCAGCTCCGGGATCAGCGGCAGCGGCTCGGCGTCGGCCAGGCCGGCGCCACGCAACTCCGACGGTTCCTTCCCGGACGAGTCGTGCAGCCTCAACGATCCGACCACCAGCGGGTGCATCACGGCCCGGACGCTGCACGCGCTGAACCAGGCCAAGGCGGCCGGCTTCACCCGCTTCGTCTCCTGCTTCCGCAGTGGCGGCAGCGGCGAGCACCCCAAGGGGCAGGCCTGCGACTTCGCCGCCCAGAAGGGTGGATTCGGCGGGGTGGCGACCGGCGGCGACCGGACGTACGGCAACAACCTGGCGGCGTACTTCGTGCGGAACGCCGACCGGCTCGGCGTGCTGTACGTGATCTGGTTCAAGCAGATCTGGCTGCCGAGCAGCGGTTGGAAGACCTACAACGGCGGTAACGGCGATCCGTCCAGCGACCACACGAACCACGTGCACCTGTCGATGAACTGAAAGCCGTCCGTCGGCACCGCCCGCCACCCCTGGGCGGTGCCGACGGGCCCGTTCGGCGTCCGTCACCCGGTGTTTTTCCAGGTGACGGACGCCGAACCGTAGGTGCTGCCAACCGGTGTCGGTACCGGTCGCCTCAGCAGCCGATCCGGGTCGAGCCCAGCGCGACGTCGTCGAACCACAGCGTGTCCGCGCCCTCGCCGTAGCTCTCCCAGCCCAACCGCAGGTCGGTCAGGTTCGGCCGCCAGTTCGCCCGGTTGAGCCACTGCCCGTCGACGTCGTGGGTCGGGGTGCCGTCCGCGGTCAGCCCCGTCACCGCCGAGCCGTCGACCCAGGTCGACAGCCGGCCCTGCGTACCGTCGACCATGAACTCGACACAGGTCCACCGGTTGACCGGCAGCGGAAGACTGAGTGCGACACCGTTCGGACTCTGCTCGGGCAGAGTGGCGTCGTCCGAGGCCCGGTTCCATTGCAGGGCGCCGTTCTGGCCGCCCATCCGCAGGTCACGGTTGCCGTCGTTGGCGTCCCGCATGGCCAGGAACGTCACGTGCTGGGTCGGCAGCGCGGTGGTGTGCCGGACCCAGAGTCGGGCGTACCGGACCGCGCCGAGCCCGCTCAGGTCCCGGCTCGACCGGACGAACACGTGGTTGCAGTAGCCGGCGGTGCCGTTGATCCGTACCGATCGGGTGCCCTGGCGGGCGACGGTGGTGTCGATGCTGGCGGTACCGGTCCCCTGACAGTCCGGGTAGTTCACGCTCCAGTCGCCGGACGGCGCGGACCCGGTCTGGTTCTCGAAGCCGTCGCAGAGCGCGGCGCTGCCGCAGCCGGCCGGCGGCCCGGTGGTCGGCGGAGGCGTGGTCGGCGGCGGGGTGGTCGGCGGGACCGTGGTCGGCGGCGGGGTGGTCGGTGGAGCCGTGGTCGGCGGGGTGGTCGGTCCGGCGCCGTTGCACGGTACGCCGTTGAGCGTGAAGCCGGTCGGGGCCGCCGCGCTGCTGGCGTAGGTGCCCTGCACGCCGAACTCGGTCGACCCGCCGGCCGGCAGTGAGCCGTTCCAGGCGATGTTCCGGGCGGTCACGGCCGTGCCGGACTGGCTGACCTCGGCGTTCCAACTGCTGGTGATCCGCTGGTCGCCACCGTAGGTCCAGGTGACGGTCCAGCCGTTGACGGCGGTGTCCCCGGCGGTCACCCGGACGGCGGCGGTGAAGCCACCGGTCCACTGGTTCGCCTGGTAGCCCACCAGGCATCCGGCGGCGGCCTGGGCGGATGGCACCAGGGTCAGGCTGACCACGGCGACGATGCTCGCGGCGAGTGCGGTCACCAGGGCGACGACCAGGGACACGCGGCGGTACGGTGCGGAGACCCTCATGGGATTCCTCTCGACAACTGCCGGGCACCGCACACCGGGTGCCGGCAGTGCTGCTGCTGGGATGACGGTCGGCGGTGCACGACGAGACGTGCACGGCCGTCCTGCGCCTCCCGCGATCGATCGGCTCCCGCGATCGGACGGCGATCGGCGCGACGACCCGGCCAGCCCGAGCCCGGATCGTCCACTGCCGACGCCCGGCTCAGCTTAGAGACAGATATCGATGCCTGCAACCGGCCGTCGCCCCGGTCCCGGTCCCCCACCGGCCCCTTGCCCGGCACGGCCCTGGCCTGCGGAGACAATGAGCGGCATGACCGTGGCCCGCTCGCTGCTGCTGTTCCTGCTCGCCGCCGTCGCCGAGATCGGCGGGGCCTGGCTGGTCTGGCAGGGCGTCCGCGAGCAGCGCGGACTCCTGTTCGTCGCCGCCGGCATGCTGGCCCTGGCCGGGTACGGCTTCGTCGCGGCGTTCCAGCCGGACCCGCACTTCGGCCGGGTGCTCGCCGCGTACGGCGGGGTCTTCGTCGCCGGCTCGCTCGGCTGGGCCGTACTGGTGGACCGGTTCCGGCCGGACCGCTACGACCTGACCGGCGCCGCCGTCTGCCTGGTCGGCGTCGCGATCATCATGTACGGCCCACGCGGCTGAGCAGGTAATCGCAGGCCGGGACGGATCAAGACCTGAAAGTTCTGCAAGACGGGTACGCCAGCCGCCCGGCCAGGACCTGCGGCGATGCCGAGCGGCGCCGGCGCGACGGCGGGTTCCCTGCAAACGGTAAGCGAACAAACCAGCTCAACACCACCCAGACATCCAAGTCCGGCGATGCTTTACGCCTCCGCAAAGCGGTGATAGCTTCCCCGCAACATTTGCAAGAACTTGCAGGCCGGAGCCGCCGCACCGCCCCGCCACCTGACCCGTCGACGGTGCTCCGCGCCCGGCACCCCGTCCCCGCCCGCTCCGCGCAGAGGAGGTTCCGATGCGTACCCGAAGAACCCTCGCCGCCGTCCTGACCGCCGTACTCGCCGTCGCCGCGACCGTCACCGGTGGCGTCACCGCCCGACCCGCCGCCCCCGCTACCGCCAGCCCGGCCAGTCCCGGCGCCAAGGACGTGATCGTCCACCTGTTCCAGTGGCCCTGGGCCTCGATCGCCACCGAGTGCACCACCGTGCTCGGCCCGAAGGGCTTCGGCGGGGTGCAGGTGTCGCCACCGCAGGAGCACGTCGTACTGCCCGGCCGGGGTTACCCGTGGTGGCAGGACTACCAGCCGGTCAGCTACCAGTTGACCACCCGGCGCGGTGACCGGGCCGCCTTCGCCAGCATGGTCCGGACCTGCCACGACGCGGGCGTGAAGATCTACGTGGACGCGATCGTCAACCACATGGCCGGCGGCGCGTCGACCGGGGCGGGCAGCGGCGGCTCGACGTACGGCCACTACTCCTATCCGGCGGTGCCGTACGGCAACGACGACTTCCACCACTGTGGGCGGAACGGCAACGACGACATCGCCAACTGGAGCGACCGCTGGGAGATCCAGAACTGCGAACTGGTCGACCTGTCCGACCTGCGGACCGAGGCGTCGTACGTGCGCGGCAGGCTCACCGCGTACCTGAACGACCTGGTCTCGCTCGGCGTGGACGGCTTCCGGGTGGACGCCGCCAAGCACCTTCCCGCCGCCGACCTGGCTGCGATCGTCGACCCGGTCAGCGGCAGCCCGTACGTCTTCTCCGAGGTGATCGAGGGCGGTTCCGGTGAACCGACCCCGGAGGAGTACGCGGGAGTCGGCGACGTCACCGAGTTCCGCTACGGCGACGTGGTGGGCAACGCGTTCTCCGGCGGCAACCTGGCGAACCTGAACAACCTCGCCTCGTCCATGCGGCTCAGCTCCGGCGACGCGGTGGCGTTCGTCGACAACCACGACACCCAGCGCAACGGGCGGGCCCGGCTGACGTACAAGAACGGTTCGGCGTACGCGCTCGCCGAGGCGTTCATGATCGCCTGGCCGTACGGCGTACCGCAGGTGATGTCGAGTTTCACGTTCAGCGACCCGGAGGCCGGGCCGCCCCGCAACGGCAACGGCACCACCAGCTCGGTCAACTGCGCCAACGGCTGGGCGTGCGAGCACCGCTGGCGGACCACCGCCAACATGGTCGGGCTGCGCAACGCCGCCGCCGGGGCCGGCGTCACGAACTGGTGGAGCAACGGCGGCAACCAGATCGCCTTCGGGCGCGGCAGCACCGGGTACGCCGCCTTCAACCGCAACGGTGGGGCGCTGACCCGTACCTTCCAGACCAGCCTGCCGGCCGGCACCTACTGCGACGTGATGAACGGTGACTTCAGCGGCGGCGCCTGCACCGGTACGACGTACCCGGTCAACAGCGCCGGCCAGGTCACCGCGACCGTTCCGGCGAACGGCGCGCTGGCGCTGCACGTCAACGCCCGCACCTCGGCAACCCCCGGCCCGAACCCGACCACGACGCCGCCGCCGACCGGCGGCACCTGCGGCACGGTCGCCACCACCTTCGAGGTCGACACCGGCACGGTCTGGGGACAGAACGTCTACGTCGTCGGCAACGTCCCGGCACTGGGCAACTGGGATCCGGCGAACGGTGTTCCGCTCTCCTCGGCGAGCTACCCGGTCTGGCGGGCCACCGTCGGCCTGCCCGGCGGAACGGCCGTGCAGTACAAGTACGTCAAGCGGAACGGCGCTCAGGTGGTCTGGGAGAGCGATCCGAACCGGTCCCGGAGCACCCCGTCCGCCACCCCCTGTACCGCGACCTGGACCGACACCTGGCGCTGATCCCCCGGCAGCGTTAGGCGGACGACCCGCCCGCCGCGCCATGCCACGGGTACGGGTGCCCGCACCGAACGGGCGCCGCCGGTCAGCCGGCGGCGCCCACCCGTACGTCCGGTGACGTATCCACGTCGTACACACTCGCACGACGCCACGAGGGCGCCTGCTCGGGAGCATTATCGGCATGAAGCTCTCTCCGCCCTGGCGAAAGGCCCTGCTCACCCTGCACGTCGTCACCGCCGTCGGTTGGCTGGGCGTCGACGTGGTGCTGTTGACGCTCGGCGTGGCCGGGGCGCGTGGCGCCGCCCCGGGCGTGGTCTATCCGGCCATCGGCCTGATCGGCCTGACCCTCTTCGTCCCGCTCAGCGTGCTGGCCTGGCTGGTCGGCATCGTCAGCTCGCTGTGCACCCCGTGGGGGCTGCTGCGGCACCGCTGGGTCATGGTCAAACTG
The nucleotide sequence above comes from Plantactinospora soyae. Encoded proteins:
- a CDS encoding cellulose-binding domain-containing protein; translation: MRVSAPYRRVSLVVALVTALAASIVAVVSLTLVPSAQAAAGCLVGYQANQWTGGFTAAVRVTAGDTAVNGWTVTWTYGGDQRITSSWNAEVSQSGTAVTARNIAWNGSLPAGGSTEFGVQGTYASSAAAPTGFTLNGVPCNGAGPTTPPTTAPPTTPPPTTVPPTTPPPTTPPPTTGPPAGCGSAALCDGFENQTGSAPSGDWSVNYPDCQGTGTASIDTTVARQGTRSVRINGTAGYCNHVFVRSSRDLSGLGAVRYARLWVRHTTALPTQHVTFLAMRDANDGNRDLRMGGQNGALQWNRASDDATLPEQSPNGVALSLPLPVNRWTCVEFMVDGTQGRLSTWVDGSAVTGLTADGTPTHDVDGQWLNRANWRPNLTDLRLGWESYGEGADTLWFDDVALGSTRIGC
- a CDS encoding YnfA family protein, whose protein sequence is MTVARSLLLFLLAAVAEIGGAWLVWQGVREQRGLLFVAAGMLALAGYGFVAAFQPDPHFGRVLAAYGGVFVAGSLGWAVLVDRFRPDRYDLTGAAVCLVGVAIIMYGPRG
- a CDS encoding coiled-coil domain-containing protein; the encoded protein is MPFLAPTRTSPTFVWRAPTSARKAVARLAAVATTMLTLGALVATLGATPGYAAPGPLAQAPSSSEDEGGSDSLREQLQTASKGYVTAKNKLDNSVKRQKELTTRLGTLRTEVTTRSERVAQLAGMAYRTGRLGQVSALLSSGSPTSLVDRAAALDTISANESRELRGLRDSVEEESRAKEALDQEVREQRKQVEVMETRKKQAEKALAAANSGGSSSGISGSGSASARPAPRNSDGSFPDESCSLNDPTTSGCITARTLHALNQAKAAGFTRFVSCFRSGGSGEHPKGQACDFAAQKGGFGGVATGGDRTYGNNLAAYFVRNADRLGVLYVIWFKQIWLPSSGWKTYNGGNGDPSSDHTNHVHLSMN
- a CDS encoding carbohydrate-binding module family 20 domain-containing protein, producing MRTRRTLAAVLTAVLAVAATVTGGVTARPAAPATASPASPGAKDVIVHLFQWPWASIATECTTVLGPKGFGGVQVSPPQEHVVLPGRGYPWWQDYQPVSYQLTTRRGDRAAFASMVRTCHDAGVKIYVDAIVNHMAGGASTGAGSGGSTYGHYSYPAVPYGNDDFHHCGRNGNDDIANWSDRWEIQNCELVDLSDLRTEASYVRGRLTAYLNDLVSLGVDGFRVDAAKHLPAADLAAIVDPVSGSPYVFSEVIEGGSGEPTPEEYAGVGDVTEFRYGDVVGNAFSGGNLANLNNLASSMRLSSGDAVAFVDNHDTQRNGRARLTYKNGSAYALAEAFMIAWPYGVPQVMSSFTFSDPEAGPPRNGNGTTSSVNCANGWACEHRWRTTANMVGLRNAAAGAGVTNWWSNGGNQIAFGRGSTGYAAFNRNGGALTRTFQTSLPAGTYCDVMNGDFSGGACTGTTYPVNSAGQVTATVPANGALALHVNARTSATPGPNPTTTPPPTGGTCGTVATTFEVDTGTVWGQNVYVVGNVPALGNWDPANGVPLSSASYPVWRATVGLPGGTAVQYKYVKRNGAQVVWESDPNRSRSTPSATPCTATWTDTWR